In a single window of the Osmia bicornis bicornis chromosome 7, iOsmBic2.1, whole genome shotgun sequence genome:
- the LOC114873668 gene encoding kinesin light chain isoform X6 gives MGRTDMSKTLNAYRIKKIETIGRMTAMTQEEIVAGARTVAQGLEALRVEHGGLLQGLQSQDAPAARDKASLLSKNIEMIELGLGEAHVMMALASHLQMVEAEKQKLRTQVRRLCQENAWLRDELAGTQQKLQASEQAVVQLEEDKKHLEFMASMRQYDPDPSADDENAKDRPKDDPVVDLFPDDDADDRNSKSISPTPPSQFAQQVNAGYEIPARLRTLHNLVIQYASQGRYEVAVPLCKQALEDLEKTSGHDHPDVATMLNILALVYRDQNKYKEAANLLNDALTIREKTLGENHPAVAATLNNLAVLYGKRGKYKEAEPLCKRALDIREKVLGRDHPDVAKQLNNLALLCQNQGKYEEVERYYQRALEIYEAKLGPDDPNVAKTKNNLASCYLKQGKYKDAEVLYKQVLTRAHEKEFGAICSDNKPIWQVAEEREENKHRNKENTPYGEYGGWHKAAKVDSPTVTTTLKNLGALYRRQGKYEAAETLEDCALRSRREQTLEFVKQGKVAQILGDEKGSTRRGSRSSLANSEHEQHDEDRKYFVRSQ, from the exons ATGGGTAGAACAGATATGTCAAAAACGCTGAACGCTTATAGAAT CAAGAAAATAGAAACCATTGGTAGAATGACGGCCATGACACAGGAAGAAATTGTGGCTGGTGCCAGGACTGTTGCCCAGGGACTGGAGGCCCTTCGTGTAGAACATGGAGGGCTTTTGCAGGGGCTCCAGTCACAAGATGCACCGGCTGCAAGGGACAAAGCTAGTTTGCTATCAAAGAACATTGAGATGATTGAACTGGGCCTTGGCGAGGCTCATGTTATGATGGCCCTTGCTAGCCATTTGCAAATGGTAGAGGCTGAGAAACAAAAGCTTAGAACGCAAGTCAGAAGGCTATGTCAAGAGAACGCCTGGCTGAGGGATGAGCTAGCTGGAACGCAGCAAAAGTTACAAGCTAGCGAGCAAGCA GTAGTTCAATTAGAAGAAGATAAGAAACATTTGGAATTTATGGCTAGCATGAGGCAATACGATCCAGATCCATCAGCTGATGATGAGAATGCTAAAGACAGACCAAAAGATGATCCTGTAGTTGATTTGTTCCCCGACGACGACGCTGACGACCGAAACAGTAAGT CGATATCGCCGACACCACCGTCGCAATTTGCGCAACAAGTAAACGCCGGGTACGAAATACCTGCGCGTTTGCGTACGTTGCACAATTTGGTTATACAATACGCGAGTCAAGGTCGTTACGAAGTAGCCGTACCTCTTTGCAAGCAAGCGTTAGAGGATCTGGAGAAGACATCCGGTCACGATCATCCGGACGTTGCAACTATGTTGAACATTCTCGCTTTAGTATACAGAGatcaaaataaatacaaaGAGGCGGCAAATCTATTGAACGATGCGTTGACTATCCGTGAAAAGACCCTCGGCGAGAATCATCCTGCAGTTGCAGCGACGCTAAACAATCTAGCTGTTTTATATGGAAAGCGGGGCAAGTACAAAGAAGCCGAGCCATTGTGTAAACGTGCTCTGGATATCAGAGAGAAGGTACTCGGACGTGATCATCCAGACGTAGCTAAGCAGCTGAACAATCTCGCGTTACTCTGTCAAAATCAGGGTAAATACGAGGAGGTAGAACGTTATTATCAGAGAGCGCTCGAGATTTACGAGGCAAAACTTGGCCCCGACGATCCTAACGTTGCGAAAACAAAGAACAACCTAGCGTCTTGTTATTTGAAACAAGGAAAATATAAGGACGCCGAGGTTTTGTACAAACAAGTACTAACAAGAGCGCACGAGAAAGAGTTCGGTGCTATTTGTAGCGATAACAAACCAATCTGGCAG GTTGcggaagaaagagaagagaataAGCATAGAAATAAAGAGAATACTCCTTATGGAGAGTATGGAGGTTGGCATAAAGCCGCTAAGGTGGATTCACCTACAGTTACGACTACGTTAAAAAATCTTGGTGCGTTATACCGAAGGCAAGGAAAGTACGAGGCTGCAGAAACCTTGGAGGATTGTGCTCTGAGATCACGAAGAGAG CAGACATTGGAGTTCGTGAAGCAGGGGAAGGTCGCGCAGATTTTAGGGGATGAAAAGggatcgacgcgacgcggttCGCGATCTAGTTTAGCAAACAGCGAACACGAGCAACACGACGAG GACAGGAAGTATTTCGTTCGTTCGCAATAA
- the LOC114873668 gene encoding kinesin light chain isoform X1 — MGRTDMSKTLNAYRIKKIETIGRMTAMTQEEIVAGARTVAQGLEALRVEHGGLLQGLQSQDAPAARDKASLLSKNIEMIELGLGEAHVMMALASHLQMVEAEKQKLRTQVRRLCQENAWLRDELAGTQQKLQASEQAVVQLEEDKKHLEFMASMRQYDPDPSADDENAKDRPKDDPVVDLFPDDDADDRNSKSISPTPPSQFAQQVNAGYEIPARLRTLHNLVIQYASQGRYEVAVPLCKQALEDLEKTSGHDHPDVATMLNILALVYRDQNKYKEAANLLNDALTIREKTLGENHPAVAATLNNLAVLYGKRGKYKEAEPLCKRALDIREKVLGRDHPDVAKQLNNLALLCQNQGKYEEVERYYQRALEIYEAKLGPDDPNVAKTKNNLASCYLKQGKYKDAEVLYKQVLTRAHEKEFGAICSDNKPIWQVAEEREENKHRNKENTPYGEYGGWHKAAKVDSPTVTTTLKNLGALYRRQGKYEAAETLEDCALRSRREQTLEFVKQGKVAQILGDEKGSTRRGSRSSLANSEHEQHDEGSLPLVQRALHEGQSGHHDASPNKPGFKNKIFQAFGIHPST; from the exons ATGGGTAGAACAGATATGTCAAAAACGCTGAACGCTTATAGAAT CAAGAAAATAGAAACCATTGGTAGAATGACGGCCATGACACAGGAAGAAATTGTGGCTGGTGCCAGGACTGTTGCCCAGGGACTGGAGGCCCTTCGTGTAGAACATGGAGGGCTTTTGCAGGGGCTCCAGTCACAAGATGCACCGGCTGCAAGGGACAAAGCTAGTTTGCTATCAAAGAACATTGAGATGATTGAACTGGGCCTTGGCGAGGCTCATGTTATGATGGCCCTTGCTAGCCATTTGCAAATGGTAGAGGCTGAGAAACAAAAGCTTAGAACGCAAGTCAGAAGGCTATGTCAAGAGAACGCCTGGCTGAGGGATGAGCTAGCTGGAACGCAGCAAAAGTTACAAGCTAGCGAGCAAGCA GTAGTTCAATTAGAAGAAGATAAGAAACATTTGGAATTTATGGCTAGCATGAGGCAATACGATCCAGATCCATCAGCTGATGATGAGAATGCTAAAGACAGACCAAAAGATGATCCTGTAGTTGATTTGTTCCCCGACGACGACGCTGACGACCGAAACAGTAAGT CGATATCGCCGACACCACCGTCGCAATTTGCGCAACAAGTAAACGCCGGGTACGAAATACCTGCGCGTTTGCGTACGTTGCACAATTTGGTTATACAATACGCGAGTCAAGGTCGTTACGAAGTAGCCGTACCTCTTTGCAAGCAAGCGTTAGAGGATCTGGAGAAGACATCCGGTCACGATCATCCGGACGTTGCAACTATGTTGAACATTCTCGCTTTAGTATACAGAGatcaaaataaatacaaaGAGGCGGCAAATCTATTGAACGATGCGTTGACTATCCGTGAAAAGACCCTCGGCGAGAATCATCCTGCAGTTGCAGCGACGCTAAACAATCTAGCTGTTTTATATGGAAAGCGGGGCAAGTACAAAGAAGCCGAGCCATTGTGTAAACGTGCTCTGGATATCAGAGAGAAGGTACTCGGACGTGATCATCCAGACGTAGCTAAGCAGCTGAACAATCTCGCGTTACTCTGTCAAAATCAGGGTAAATACGAGGAGGTAGAACGTTATTATCAGAGAGCGCTCGAGATTTACGAGGCAAAACTTGGCCCCGACGATCCTAACGTTGCGAAAACAAAGAACAACCTAGCGTCTTGTTATTTGAAACAAGGAAAATATAAGGACGCCGAGGTTTTGTACAAACAAGTACTAACAAGAGCGCACGAGAAAGAGTTCGGTGCTATTTGTAGCGATAACAAACCAATCTGGCAG GTTGcggaagaaagagaagagaataAGCATAGAAATAAAGAGAATACTCCTTATGGAGAGTATGGAGGTTGGCATAAAGCCGCTAAGGTGGATTCACCTACAGTTACGACTACGTTAAAAAATCTTGGTGCGTTATACCGAAGGCAAGGAAAGTACGAGGCTGCAGAAACCTTGGAGGATTGTGCTCTGAGATCACGAAGAGAG CAGACATTGGAGTTCGTGAAGCAGGGGAAGGTCGCGCAGATTTTAGGGGATGAAAAGggatcgacgcgacgcggttCGCGATCTAGTTTAGCAAACAGCGAACACGAGCAACACGACGAG GGCTCGCTGCCGCTGGTACAAAGGGCGCTACACGAAGGACAGTCTGGCCACCACGACGCTAGTCCTAACAAACCCGGTTTTAAAAACAAGATCTTTCAAGCTTTCGGGATTCACCCTTCCACGTAG
- the LOC114873668 gene encoding kinesin light chain isoform X4, with protein sequence MDRSQDKKIETIGRMTAMTQEEIVAGARTVAQGLEALRVEHGGLLQGLQSQDAPAARDKASLLSKNIEMIELGLGEAHVMMALASHLQMVEAEKQKLRTQVRRLCQENAWLRDELAGTQQKLQASEQAVVQLEEDKKHLEFMASMRQYDPDPSADDENAKDRPKDDPVVDLFPDDDADDRNSKSISPTPPSQFAQQVNAGYEIPARLRTLHNLVIQYASQGRYEVAVPLCKQALEDLEKTSGHDHPDVATMLNILALVYRDQNKYKEAANLLNDALTIREKTLGENHPAVAATLNNLAVLYGKRGKYKEAEPLCKRALDIREKVLGRDHPDVAKQLNNLALLCQNQGKYEEVERYYQRALEIYEAKLGPDDPNVAKTKNNLASCYLKQGKYKDAEVLYKQVLTRAHEKEFGAICSDNKPIWQVAEEREENKHRNKENTPYGEYGGWHKAAKVDSPTVTTTLKNLGALYRRQGKYEAAETLEDCALRSRREQTLEFVKQGKVAQILGDEKGSTRRGSRSSLANSEHEQHDEGSLPLVQRALHEGQSGHHDASPNKPGFKNKIFQAFGIHPST encoded by the exons ATGGACCGTTCTCAAGA CAAGAAAATAGAAACCATTGGTAGAATGACGGCCATGACACAGGAAGAAATTGTGGCTGGTGCCAGGACTGTTGCCCAGGGACTGGAGGCCCTTCGTGTAGAACATGGAGGGCTTTTGCAGGGGCTCCAGTCACAAGATGCACCGGCTGCAAGGGACAAAGCTAGTTTGCTATCAAAGAACATTGAGATGATTGAACTGGGCCTTGGCGAGGCTCATGTTATGATGGCCCTTGCTAGCCATTTGCAAATGGTAGAGGCTGAGAAACAAAAGCTTAGAACGCAAGTCAGAAGGCTATGTCAAGAGAACGCCTGGCTGAGGGATGAGCTAGCTGGAACGCAGCAAAAGTTACAAGCTAGCGAGCAAGCA GTAGTTCAATTAGAAGAAGATAAGAAACATTTGGAATTTATGGCTAGCATGAGGCAATACGATCCAGATCCATCAGCTGATGATGAGAATGCTAAAGACAGACCAAAAGATGATCCTGTAGTTGATTTGTTCCCCGACGACGACGCTGACGACCGAAACAGTAAGT CGATATCGCCGACACCACCGTCGCAATTTGCGCAACAAGTAAACGCCGGGTACGAAATACCTGCGCGTTTGCGTACGTTGCACAATTTGGTTATACAATACGCGAGTCAAGGTCGTTACGAAGTAGCCGTACCTCTTTGCAAGCAAGCGTTAGAGGATCTGGAGAAGACATCCGGTCACGATCATCCGGACGTTGCAACTATGTTGAACATTCTCGCTTTAGTATACAGAGatcaaaataaatacaaaGAGGCGGCAAATCTATTGAACGATGCGTTGACTATCCGTGAAAAGACCCTCGGCGAGAATCATCCTGCAGTTGCAGCGACGCTAAACAATCTAGCTGTTTTATATGGAAAGCGGGGCAAGTACAAAGAAGCCGAGCCATTGTGTAAACGTGCTCTGGATATCAGAGAGAAGGTACTCGGACGTGATCATCCAGACGTAGCTAAGCAGCTGAACAATCTCGCGTTACTCTGTCAAAATCAGGGTAAATACGAGGAGGTAGAACGTTATTATCAGAGAGCGCTCGAGATTTACGAGGCAAAACTTGGCCCCGACGATCCTAACGTTGCGAAAACAAAGAACAACCTAGCGTCTTGTTATTTGAAACAAGGAAAATATAAGGACGCCGAGGTTTTGTACAAACAAGTACTAACAAGAGCGCACGAGAAAGAGTTCGGTGCTATTTGTAGCGATAACAAACCAATCTGGCAG GTTGcggaagaaagagaagagaataAGCATAGAAATAAAGAGAATACTCCTTATGGAGAGTATGGAGGTTGGCATAAAGCCGCTAAGGTGGATTCACCTACAGTTACGACTACGTTAAAAAATCTTGGTGCGTTATACCGAAGGCAAGGAAAGTACGAGGCTGCAGAAACCTTGGAGGATTGTGCTCTGAGATCACGAAGAGAG CAGACATTGGAGTTCGTGAAGCAGGGGAAGGTCGCGCAGATTTTAGGGGATGAAAAGggatcgacgcgacgcggttCGCGATCTAGTTTAGCAAACAGCGAACACGAGCAACACGACGAG GGCTCGCTGCCGCTGGTACAAAGGGCGCTACACGAAGGACAGTCTGGCCACCACGACGCTAGTCCTAACAAACCCGGTTTTAAAAACAAGATCTTTCAAGCTTTCGGGATTCACCCTTCCACGTAG
- the LOC114873668 gene encoding kinesin light chain isoform X2, with protein MGRTDMSKTLNAYRIKKIETIGRMTAMTQEEIVAGARTVAQGLEALRVEHGGLLQGLQSQDAPAARDKASLLSKNIEMIELGLGEAHVMMALASHLQMVEAEKQKLRTQVRRLCQENAWLRDELAGTQQKLQASEQAVVQLEEDKKHLEFMASMRQYDPDPSADDENAKDRPKDDPVVDLFPDDDADDRNSKSISPTPPSQFAQQVNAGYEIPARLRTLHNLVIQYASQGRYEVAVPLCKQALEDLEKTSGHDHPDVATMLNILALVYRDQNKYKEAANLLNDALTIREKTLGENHPAVAATLNNLAVLYGKRGKYKEAEPLCKRALDIREKVLGRDHPDVAKQLNNLALLCQNQGKYEEVERYYQRALEIYEAKLGPDDPNVAKTKNNLASCYLKQGKYKDAEVLYKQVLTRAHEKEFGAICSDNKPIWQVAEEREENKHRNKENTPYGEYGGWHKAAKVDSPTVTTTLKNLGALYRRQGKYEAAETLEDCALRSRRETLEFVKQGKVAQILGDEKGSTRRGSRSSLANSEHEQHDEGSLPLVQRALHEGQSGHHDASPNKPGFKNKIFQAFGIHPST; from the exons ATGGGTAGAACAGATATGTCAAAAACGCTGAACGCTTATAGAAT CAAGAAAATAGAAACCATTGGTAGAATGACGGCCATGACACAGGAAGAAATTGTGGCTGGTGCCAGGACTGTTGCCCAGGGACTGGAGGCCCTTCGTGTAGAACATGGAGGGCTTTTGCAGGGGCTCCAGTCACAAGATGCACCGGCTGCAAGGGACAAAGCTAGTTTGCTATCAAAGAACATTGAGATGATTGAACTGGGCCTTGGCGAGGCTCATGTTATGATGGCCCTTGCTAGCCATTTGCAAATGGTAGAGGCTGAGAAACAAAAGCTTAGAACGCAAGTCAGAAGGCTATGTCAAGAGAACGCCTGGCTGAGGGATGAGCTAGCTGGAACGCAGCAAAAGTTACAAGCTAGCGAGCAAGCA GTAGTTCAATTAGAAGAAGATAAGAAACATTTGGAATTTATGGCTAGCATGAGGCAATACGATCCAGATCCATCAGCTGATGATGAGAATGCTAAAGACAGACCAAAAGATGATCCTGTAGTTGATTTGTTCCCCGACGACGACGCTGACGACCGAAACAGTAAGT CGATATCGCCGACACCACCGTCGCAATTTGCGCAACAAGTAAACGCCGGGTACGAAATACCTGCGCGTTTGCGTACGTTGCACAATTTGGTTATACAATACGCGAGTCAAGGTCGTTACGAAGTAGCCGTACCTCTTTGCAAGCAAGCGTTAGAGGATCTGGAGAAGACATCCGGTCACGATCATCCGGACGTTGCAACTATGTTGAACATTCTCGCTTTAGTATACAGAGatcaaaataaatacaaaGAGGCGGCAAATCTATTGAACGATGCGTTGACTATCCGTGAAAAGACCCTCGGCGAGAATCATCCTGCAGTTGCAGCGACGCTAAACAATCTAGCTGTTTTATATGGAAAGCGGGGCAAGTACAAAGAAGCCGAGCCATTGTGTAAACGTGCTCTGGATATCAGAGAGAAGGTACTCGGACGTGATCATCCAGACGTAGCTAAGCAGCTGAACAATCTCGCGTTACTCTGTCAAAATCAGGGTAAATACGAGGAGGTAGAACGTTATTATCAGAGAGCGCTCGAGATTTACGAGGCAAAACTTGGCCCCGACGATCCTAACGTTGCGAAAACAAAGAACAACCTAGCGTCTTGTTATTTGAAACAAGGAAAATATAAGGACGCCGAGGTTTTGTACAAACAAGTACTAACAAGAGCGCACGAGAAAGAGTTCGGTGCTATTTGTAGCGATAACAAACCAATCTGGCAG GTTGcggaagaaagagaagagaataAGCATAGAAATAAAGAGAATACTCCTTATGGAGAGTATGGAGGTTGGCATAAAGCCGCTAAGGTGGATTCACCTACAGTTACGACTACGTTAAAAAATCTTGGTGCGTTATACCGAAGGCAAGGAAAGTACGAGGCTGCAGAAACCTTGGAGGATTGTGCTCTGAGATCACGAAGAGAG ACATTGGAGTTCGTGAAGCAGGGGAAGGTCGCGCAGATTTTAGGGGATGAAAAGggatcgacgcgacgcggttCGCGATCTAGTTTAGCAAACAGCGAACACGAGCAACACGACGAG GGCTCGCTGCCGCTGGTACAAAGGGCGCTACACGAAGGACAGTCTGGCCACCACGACGCTAGTCCTAACAAACCCGGTTTTAAAAACAAGATCTTTCAAGCTTTCGGGATTCACCCTTCCACGTAG
- the LOC114873668 gene encoding kinesin light chain isoform X3, which produces MGRTDMSKTLNAYRIKKIETIGRMTAMTQEEIVAGARTVAQGLEALRVEHGGLLQGLQSQDAPAARDKASLLSKNIEMIELGLGEAHVMMALASHLQMVEAEKQKLRTQVRRLCQENAWLRDELAGTQQKLQASEQAVVQLEEDKKHLEFMASMRQYDPDPSADDENAKDRPKDDPVVDLFPDDDADDRNTISPTPPSQFAQQVNAGYEIPARLRTLHNLVIQYASQGRYEVAVPLCKQALEDLEKTSGHDHPDVATMLNILALVYRDQNKYKEAANLLNDALTIREKTLGENHPAVAATLNNLAVLYGKRGKYKEAEPLCKRALDIREKVLGRDHPDVAKQLNNLALLCQNQGKYEEVERYYQRALEIYEAKLGPDDPNVAKTKNNLASCYLKQGKYKDAEVLYKQVLTRAHEKEFGAICSDNKPIWQVAEEREENKHRNKENTPYGEYGGWHKAAKVDSPTVTTTLKNLGALYRRQGKYEAAETLEDCALRSRREQTLEFVKQGKVAQILGDEKGSTRRGSRSSLANSEHEQHDEGSLPLVQRALHEGQSGHHDASPNKPGFKNKIFQAFGIHPST; this is translated from the exons ATGGGTAGAACAGATATGTCAAAAACGCTGAACGCTTATAGAAT CAAGAAAATAGAAACCATTGGTAGAATGACGGCCATGACACAGGAAGAAATTGTGGCTGGTGCCAGGACTGTTGCCCAGGGACTGGAGGCCCTTCGTGTAGAACATGGAGGGCTTTTGCAGGGGCTCCAGTCACAAGATGCACCGGCTGCAAGGGACAAAGCTAGTTTGCTATCAAAGAACATTGAGATGATTGAACTGGGCCTTGGCGAGGCTCATGTTATGATGGCCCTTGCTAGCCATTTGCAAATGGTAGAGGCTGAGAAACAAAAGCTTAGAACGCAAGTCAGAAGGCTATGTCAAGAGAACGCCTGGCTGAGGGATGAGCTAGCTGGAACGCAGCAAAAGTTACAAGCTAGCGAGCAAGCA GTAGTTCAATTAGAAGAAGATAAGAAACATTTGGAATTTATGGCTAGCATGAGGCAATACGATCCAGATCCATCAGCTGATGATGAGAATGCTAAAGACAGACCAAAAGATGATCCTGTAGTTGATTTGTTCCCCGACGACGACGCTGACGACCGAAACA CGATATCGCCGACACCACCGTCGCAATTTGCGCAACAAGTAAACGCCGGGTACGAAATACCTGCGCGTTTGCGTACGTTGCACAATTTGGTTATACAATACGCGAGTCAAGGTCGTTACGAAGTAGCCGTACCTCTTTGCAAGCAAGCGTTAGAGGATCTGGAGAAGACATCCGGTCACGATCATCCGGACGTTGCAACTATGTTGAACATTCTCGCTTTAGTATACAGAGatcaaaataaatacaaaGAGGCGGCAAATCTATTGAACGATGCGTTGACTATCCGTGAAAAGACCCTCGGCGAGAATCATCCTGCAGTTGCAGCGACGCTAAACAATCTAGCTGTTTTATATGGAAAGCGGGGCAAGTACAAAGAAGCCGAGCCATTGTGTAAACGTGCTCTGGATATCAGAGAGAAGGTACTCGGACGTGATCATCCAGACGTAGCTAAGCAGCTGAACAATCTCGCGTTACTCTGTCAAAATCAGGGTAAATACGAGGAGGTAGAACGTTATTATCAGAGAGCGCTCGAGATTTACGAGGCAAAACTTGGCCCCGACGATCCTAACGTTGCGAAAACAAAGAACAACCTAGCGTCTTGTTATTTGAAACAAGGAAAATATAAGGACGCCGAGGTTTTGTACAAACAAGTACTAACAAGAGCGCACGAGAAAGAGTTCGGTGCTATTTGTAGCGATAACAAACCAATCTGGCAG GTTGcggaagaaagagaagagaataAGCATAGAAATAAAGAGAATACTCCTTATGGAGAGTATGGAGGTTGGCATAAAGCCGCTAAGGTGGATTCACCTACAGTTACGACTACGTTAAAAAATCTTGGTGCGTTATACCGAAGGCAAGGAAAGTACGAGGCTGCAGAAACCTTGGAGGATTGTGCTCTGAGATCACGAAGAGAG CAGACATTGGAGTTCGTGAAGCAGGGGAAGGTCGCGCAGATTTTAGGGGATGAAAAGggatcgacgcgacgcggttCGCGATCTAGTTTAGCAAACAGCGAACACGAGCAACACGACGAG GGCTCGCTGCCGCTGGTACAAAGGGCGCTACACGAAGGACAGTCTGGCCACCACGACGCTAGTCCTAACAAACCCGGTTTTAAAAACAAGATCTTTCAAGCTTTCGGGATTCACCCTTCCACGTAG
- the LOC114873668 gene encoding kinesin light chain isoform X5 — MGKKIETIGRMTAMTQEEIVAGARTVAQGLEALRVEHGGLLQGLQSQDAPAARDKASLLSKNIEMIELGLGEAHVMMALASHLQMVEAEKQKLRTQVRRLCQENAWLRDELAGTQQKLQASEQAVVQLEEDKKHLEFMASMRQYDPDPSADDENAKDRPKDDPVVDLFPDDDADDRNSKSISPTPPSQFAQQVNAGYEIPARLRTLHNLVIQYASQGRYEVAVPLCKQALEDLEKTSGHDHPDVATMLNILALVYRDQNKYKEAANLLNDALTIREKTLGENHPAVAATLNNLAVLYGKRGKYKEAEPLCKRALDIREKVLGRDHPDVAKQLNNLALLCQNQGKYEEVERYYQRALEIYEAKLGPDDPNVAKTKNNLASCYLKQGKYKDAEVLYKQVLTRAHEKEFGAICSDNKPIWQVAEEREENKHRNKENTPYGEYGGWHKAAKVDSPTVTTTLKNLGALYRRQGKYEAAETLEDCALRSRREQTLEFVKQGKVAQILGDEKGSTRRGSRSSLANSEHEQHDEGSLPLVQRALHEGQSGHHDASPNKPGFKNKIFQAFGIHPST, encoded by the exons ATGGG CAAGAAAATAGAAACCATTGGTAGAATGACGGCCATGACACAGGAAGAAATTGTGGCTGGTGCCAGGACTGTTGCCCAGGGACTGGAGGCCCTTCGTGTAGAACATGGAGGGCTTTTGCAGGGGCTCCAGTCACAAGATGCACCGGCTGCAAGGGACAAAGCTAGTTTGCTATCAAAGAACATTGAGATGATTGAACTGGGCCTTGGCGAGGCTCATGTTATGATGGCCCTTGCTAGCCATTTGCAAATGGTAGAGGCTGAGAAACAAAAGCTTAGAACGCAAGTCAGAAGGCTATGTCAAGAGAACGCCTGGCTGAGGGATGAGCTAGCTGGAACGCAGCAAAAGTTACAAGCTAGCGAGCAAGCA GTAGTTCAATTAGAAGAAGATAAGAAACATTTGGAATTTATGGCTAGCATGAGGCAATACGATCCAGATCCATCAGCTGATGATGAGAATGCTAAAGACAGACCAAAAGATGATCCTGTAGTTGATTTGTTCCCCGACGACGACGCTGACGACCGAAACAGTAAGT CGATATCGCCGACACCACCGTCGCAATTTGCGCAACAAGTAAACGCCGGGTACGAAATACCTGCGCGTTTGCGTACGTTGCACAATTTGGTTATACAATACGCGAGTCAAGGTCGTTACGAAGTAGCCGTACCTCTTTGCAAGCAAGCGTTAGAGGATCTGGAGAAGACATCCGGTCACGATCATCCGGACGTTGCAACTATGTTGAACATTCTCGCTTTAGTATACAGAGatcaaaataaatacaaaGAGGCGGCAAATCTATTGAACGATGCGTTGACTATCCGTGAAAAGACCCTCGGCGAGAATCATCCTGCAGTTGCAGCGACGCTAAACAATCTAGCTGTTTTATATGGAAAGCGGGGCAAGTACAAAGAAGCCGAGCCATTGTGTAAACGTGCTCTGGATATCAGAGAGAAGGTACTCGGACGTGATCATCCAGACGTAGCTAAGCAGCTGAACAATCTCGCGTTACTCTGTCAAAATCAGGGTAAATACGAGGAGGTAGAACGTTATTATCAGAGAGCGCTCGAGATTTACGAGGCAAAACTTGGCCCCGACGATCCTAACGTTGCGAAAACAAAGAACAACCTAGCGTCTTGTTATTTGAAACAAGGAAAATATAAGGACGCCGAGGTTTTGTACAAACAAGTACTAACAAGAGCGCACGAGAAAGAGTTCGGTGCTATTTGTAGCGATAACAAACCAATCTGGCAG GTTGcggaagaaagagaagagaataAGCATAGAAATAAAGAGAATACTCCTTATGGAGAGTATGGAGGTTGGCATAAAGCCGCTAAGGTGGATTCACCTACAGTTACGACTACGTTAAAAAATCTTGGTGCGTTATACCGAAGGCAAGGAAAGTACGAGGCTGCAGAAACCTTGGAGGATTGTGCTCTGAGATCACGAAGAGAG CAGACATTGGAGTTCGTGAAGCAGGGGAAGGTCGCGCAGATTTTAGGGGATGAAAAGggatcgacgcgacgcggttCGCGATCTAGTTTAGCAAACAGCGAACACGAGCAACACGACGAG GGCTCGCTGCCGCTGGTACAAAGGGCGCTACACGAAGGACAGTCTGGCCACCACGACGCTAGTCCTAACAAACCCGGTTTTAAAAACAAGATCTTTCAAGCTTTCGGGATTCACCCTTCCACGTAG